The proteins below come from a single Alkalilimnicola sp. S0819 genomic window:
- the argE gene encoding acetylornithine deacetylase: MNTPDLRHMLEALIATPSVSSVDPALDQGNHAVTELLAEWAEALGFAVEIQPVPEGPGKSNLIATLGRGEGGLVLAGHTDTVPFDGELWASDPFRLSERDGRYYGLGTSDMKSFLALALEAARGLRAEDMRRPLVILATADEESGMTGAKALLDAGRHYGRHAVIGEPTGMRPVRMHKGMMMEAVRIEGRSGHSSDPSLGLNALEAMTEVLNEIRAWRGELQGRYRDPRFQVPVPTLNLGYLHAGDNPNRICGHAELHIDLRPLPGMGLEALREELDQRLRARLGEGMGRLSVRSLFPGLPAMETPAAAPIVAACEQLTGSEAGAVAFGTEGPFFRELGMDVVIMGPGDIEQAHQPDEYLRLDRIEPTVAQLRSLIERFCLRPEETST, translated from the coding sequence ATGAACACCCCGGACCTTCGCCACATGCTCGAAGCCCTGATCGCCACGCCCTCGGTGAGCAGCGTGGACCCGGCGCTGGATCAGGGCAATCACGCGGTCACCGAATTGCTGGCGGAATGGGCCGAGGCGCTGGGCTTTGCGGTGGAAATCCAGCCGGTGCCGGAGGGGCCGGGCAAGAGCAATCTGATCGCCACCTTGGGGCGAGGCGAGGGCGGGCTGGTGCTCGCCGGCCATACCGACACCGTGCCCTTCGACGGCGAACTCTGGGCCAGTGACCCCTTCCGGCTGAGCGAGCGGGATGGCCGCTACTACGGCCTGGGCACCTCGGACATGAAGAGCTTTCTGGCGCTGGCGCTGGAGGCGGCCCGGGGGCTGCGGGCCGAGGACATGCGTCGCCCGCTGGTGATCCTCGCCACCGCCGATGAGGAAAGCGGCATGACCGGCGCCAAGGCGCTGCTGGACGCCGGTCGGCATTACGGGCGCCACGCGGTGATCGGCGAGCCCACCGGCATGCGCCCGGTGCGCATGCACAAGGGCATGATGATGGAGGCCGTGCGCATCGAGGGCCGCTCGGGGCATTCCAGCGACCCCTCCCTGGGGCTCAACGCCCTGGAGGCCATGACCGAGGTGCTCAACGAGATCCGCGCCTGGCGCGGCGAGTTGCAGGGCCGCTATCGTGACCCACGGTTCCAGGTGCCTGTGCCGACCCTGAACCTGGGCTATCTGCACGCCGGCGACAACCCCAACCGCATCTGCGGCCATGCCGAGTTGCACATCGACCTGCGCCCGCTGCCCGGCATGGGGTTGGAAGCCCTGCGCGAGGAGCTCGACCAGCGTCTGCGCGCGCGCCTCGGCGAGGGCATGGGGCGGCTGAGCGTGCGCTCCTTGTTCCCGGGTTTGCCCGCCATGGAAACCCCGGCGGCGGCACCAATTGTGGCGGCCTGCGAACAGCTCACCGGCAGCGAGGCCGGCGCGGTGGCCTTCGGCACCGAGGGGCCGTTCTTCCGGGAGCTGGGCATGGATGTGGTGATCATGGGGCCGGGGGATATCGAGCAGGCCCATCAGCCCGACGAGTACCTGCGACTGGACCGGATCGAGCCCACCGTGGCGCAGTTGCGTAGCCTGATCGAGCGTTTCTGTCTGCGCCCCGAGGAGACGAGCACGTGA